One segment of Deltaproteobacteria bacterium DNA contains the following:
- a CDS encoding bifunctional UDP-4-keto-pentose/UDP-xylose synthase, with protein sequence MKVLILGVNGFIGHHLTARILSDTGWKIYGMDLSADRLGKMAKHPRFDFVEGDISINKEWIEYHIKKSDVVLPLVAIATPKVYVERPLSVFELDFEENLRIVRQVHRYGKRLAFPSTSEVYGMCADAEFDEEKSPLVLGPISKERWIYSCSKQLLDRVIWAYGRQGLSFTLFRPFNWIGPRLDSIETAKEGSSRVVTQFIADLYLGEPIQLVDGGRQRRCFTYVDDGIAGLMKILENRGGNATGQIFNLGNPKNDHSIRELAGMLRTLYAKHPRNRRKRIPPIVEVDSKRFYGEGYQDIQTRTPSIRRAKERLGWAPKVSMRVALQKTLDAFLSEADASRRRR encoded by the coding sequence ATGAAGGTGCTCATCCTGGGGGTGAACGGTTTCATCGGCCACCACCTGACCGCGAGGATCCTTTCGGACACGGGGTGGAAGATCTACGGGATGGACCTGTCGGCCGACCGGCTGGGGAAGATGGCGAAGCACCCCCGGTTCGATTTCGTCGAGGGGGACATCTCCATCAACAAGGAGTGGATCGAGTACCACATCAAGAAGTCCGACGTGGTGCTCCCGCTGGTGGCGATCGCGACCCCGAAGGTGTACGTCGAGCGGCCGCTCTCGGTCTTCGAGCTCGACTTCGAGGAGAACCTCCGGATCGTGCGCCAGGTGCACCGGTACGGGAAGCGGTTGGCGTTCCCTTCCACCTCCGAGGTGTACGGGATGTGCGCCGACGCGGAGTTCGACGAGGAGAAATCCCCCCTGGTGCTCGGGCCGATCTCGAAGGAGCGGTGGATCTACTCGTGCAGCAAGCAGCTGCTGGACCGGGTGATCTGGGCGTACGGCCGCCAGGGGCTTTCCTTCACCCTGTTCCGCCCGTTCAACTGGATCGGTCCGCGGCTGGACTCGATCGAGACGGCGAAGGAGGGGAGCTCCCGGGTGGTGACGCAGTTCATCGCGGACCTCTATCTGGGCGAGCCGATCCAGCTCGTGGACGGCGGCCGGCAGCGGCGCTGCTTCACGTACGTGGACGACGGCATCGCGGGGCTGATGAAGATCCTCGAGAATCGCGGAGGGAACGCGACGGGGCAGATCTTCAACCTCGGGAACCCGAAGAACGACCACTCGATACGGGAGCTGGCGGGAATGCTGCGGACGCTGTACGCGAAGCACCCCCGGAACCGCAGGAAGAGGATTCCGCCGATCGTCGAAGTCGACTCGAAGCGGTTCTACGGGGAGGGGTACCAGGACATCCAGACGCGGACGCCGTCGATCCGGCGCGCCAAGGAGCGCCTCGGGTGGGCCCCGAAGGTGTCGATGCGGGTCGCGCTCCAGAAGACGCTCGACGCGTTTCTCTCGGAGGCCGACGCCTCCCGCAGGCGGAGGTGA
- a CDS encoding formyltransferase, whose protein sequence is MRAVVFAYHNMGIVGLRALLSHGFEVPMVLSHEDDPNENRWFGSVADFCRERGIPVHFPKDVNAPPWPDRIRAAAPDLLFSFYYRSMLKGEILGIPALGAMNLHGSLLPKFRGRAPVNWVLVKGETETGVTLHFMTEKPDAGDIVGQSAVPIAPDDTALTLFGKMEGAAARLLDELFPRIARGDIPRRPNDLARGSYFGGRRPEDGRIDWSRPATEIYNLVRAVTKPYPGAFTELSGDRLLVWWAVPIPAGPDRPAEPGAIRVTGGRSIAVAGGCLTPLSSPRRIVVGTGDGWLQLEEIEWRSRAARGEAIADLLAGHVDGRIT, encoded by the coding sequence GTGCGGGCGGTCGTCTTCGCGTACCACAACATGGGGATCGTCGGGCTGCGGGCGCTCCTTTCGCACGGGTTCGAAGTGCCGATGGTCCTCTCCCACGAGGACGACCCGAACGAGAACCGGTGGTTCGGGTCCGTGGCGGATTTCTGCCGGGAGCGGGGGATCCCGGTCCACTTTCCGAAGGACGTGAACGCACCGCCGTGGCCGGACCGGATCCGCGCCGCCGCGCCCGACCTCCTCTTCTCCTTCTACTACCGGTCGATGCTGAAGGGGGAGATCCTGGGGATCCCCGCGCTCGGGGCGATGAACCTCCACGGTTCGCTCCTGCCGAAATTCCGGGGGCGGGCGCCGGTGAACTGGGTCCTGGTGAAGGGGGAGACCGAGACCGGGGTGACGCTCCACTTCATGACGGAGAAACCGGACGCGGGCGACATCGTCGGGCAGTCGGCGGTGCCGATCGCGCCCGACGACACGGCGCTCACGCTGTTCGGGAAGATGGAGGGGGCGGCTGCGCGTCTCCTCGACGAGCTCTTTCCCCGGATCGCCCGCGGCGACATCCCCCGGAGGCCGAACGACCTCGCGCGGGGAAGCTACTTCGGCGGCCGCAGGCCGGAGGACGGCAGGATCGACTGGTCCCGTCCCGCGACCGAGATCTACAACCTCGTGCGCGCGGTGACGAAGCCGTACCCGGGGGCGTTCACGGAGCTGTCGGGCGACCGTCTCCTGGTCTGGTGGGCGGTGCCGATTCCCGCGGGGCCGGACCGCCCGGCGGAGCCGGGCGCGATCCGCGTGACGGGAGGACGTTCGATCGCGGTGGCGGGCGGGTGCCTCACCCCCCTGTCGTCGCCGCGCAGGATCGTCGTCGGAACGGGGGACGGCTGGCTTCAGTTGGAGGAGATCGAGTGGAGATCACGGGCCGCGCGGGGCGAGGCGATCGCCGACCTCCTGGCCGGCCACGTCGACGGGAGGATCACATGA
- a CDS encoding glycosyltransferase translates to MISVVVPVYNEEGNLRALADRLEAALRKTGQEYEIVFVDDGSRDGSLEILKGLVGREGVRVLELTRNYGQHSAIMSGFSVVRGDIVVTIDADLQNPPEEIPAIVRTMTEGDFEVVGTVREMRKDSIFRTIPSRLVNAMTRRITGIRMSDWGCMLRGYRREVVDRMVESQEYSTFIPALATLFAKRMTEIPVGHAERHAGRSNYNVWKLMNLQFDLLTSFSEFPLRLLLYLGTGMAVLGVAFGALLAGMRIFYGAAWAAEGIFTLFAVLFFFFGALFFALGIMGQYLGRVYHEVRKRPRYTIRKLHER, encoded by the coding sequence ATGATATCGGTCGTGGTCCCCGTCTATAACGAGGAGGGGAACCTCCGGGCGCTGGCCGACCGGCTGGAGGCCGCGCTCCGGAAGACCGGGCAGGAGTACGAGATCGTCTTCGTCGACGACGGGAGCCGGGACGGTTCGCTCGAGATCCTGAAAGGGCTCGTGGGGCGGGAAGGGGTGCGGGTCCTGGAGCTCACGCGGAACTACGGGCAGCATTCGGCGATCATGTCCGGCTTCTCCGTGGTCCGGGGCGACATCGTCGTCACGATCGACGCGGACCTGCAGAACCCCCCCGAGGAGATCCCCGCCATCGTCCGGACGATGACGGAAGGGGACTTCGAGGTCGTCGGCACGGTCCGCGAGATGCGGAAGGACTCGATCTTCCGGACCATCCCCTCCCGGCTCGTGAACGCGATGACGCGGCGCATCACGGGGATCCGCATGAGCGACTGGGGGTGCATGCTGCGCGGGTACCGGCGCGAGGTCGTGGACCGGATGGTGGAGAGCCAGGAGTACTCCACCTTCATCCCGGCGCTGGCCACCCTGTTCGCCAAGCGGATGACGGAGATCCCGGTCGGACACGCGGAGCGGCACGCGGGGAGGTCGAACTACAACGTCTGGAAGCTGATGAACCTGCAGTTCGACCTGCTCACGTCGTTCTCCGAGTTCCCCCTGCGCCTCCTCCTCTACCTGGGAACGGGGATGGCGGTGCTGGGGGTGGCGTTCGGCGCCCTGCTCGCGGGGATGCGGATCTTCTACGGCGCGGCGTGGGCCGCGGAGGGGATCTTCACCCTGTTCGCCGTCCTGTTCTTCTTCTTCGGCGCGCTCTTCTTCGCGCTCGGGATCATGGGGCAGTACCTCGGCCGGGTCTACCACGAGGTCCGCAAGCGCCCCCGGTACACCATCCGCAAGCTGCACGAACGGTGA
- a CDS encoding 4-deoxy-4-formamido-L-arabinose-phosphoundecaprenol deformylase, with the protein MSGERILALKVDVDTRRGMEKGVPSLLSTLAAFRVPATFFLSFGPDNSGRAIFPMIRNPRFLAKMLRTNAPGLYGFRTALYGTLLPAPMIASALP; encoded by the coding sequence GTGAGCGGCGAGCGCATCCTCGCGCTGAAGGTCGACGTCGACACGCGGCGCGGGATGGAGAAGGGGGTACCGTCGCTCCTTTCGACCCTCGCCGCGTTCCGGGTCCCCGCCACGTTCTTCCTCTCGTTCGGGCCGGACAACTCCGGCCGGGCGATCTTCCCGATGATCCGGAACCCGCGATTCCTCGCGAAGATGCTCCGGACCAACGCCCCCGGGCTCTACGGGTTCCGCACCGCCCTCTACGGCACGCTCCTCCCGGCTCCCATGATCGCCTCCGCCCTTCCC
- a CDS encoding DegT/DnrJ/EryC1/StrS family aminotransferase, whose translation MRSDFLPLSRPALGEEEAAAVLSCLRSGWITSGPKVAELEGIFRESTGAPHAVAVASATAGLHIVLAALGIGHGDEVVTPSMTFASTVNQIALRGATPVFAECDYGTLQLLPEDAAARITPRTKAVIPVHFAGAPADLDPIRAAADRAGVPVIEDAAHAVGTVYKGVPAGGAPSAGKPGNIAIFSFHPIKNVTTGEGGMVTCHDAALAARLRLLRFHGIERDAWKRYGKGGTPHYDIREPGYKYNLTDLHAALGVVQMGKVAALNARRAALARRYLEGLAGVPGIDLPAEVPYPHSHSWHLFIVKVAGMDRDGFIGSLAERNVGVGLHFPPCHLLSYVKERYGSGEGDLPNTERAGRRILSLPLFPGMSDGDVNYVCEAVREILSGVAR comes from the coding sequence ATCCGCTCCGATTTCCTGCCCCTCTCCCGCCCCGCGCTGGGGGAAGAGGAGGCGGCCGCCGTGCTGTCGTGCCTGAGGTCCGGGTGGATCACGAGCGGGCCGAAGGTGGCCGAGCTGGAGGGGATCTTCCGGGAGTCCACGGGGGCGCCGCACGCGGTCGCCGTCGCTTCGGCCACCGCCGGGCTCCACATCGTCCTGGCCGCGCTCGGGATCGGGCACGGGGACGAGGTCGTCACTCCGTCCATGACCTTCGCCTCCACCGTCAACCAGATCGCACTCCGGGGCGCGACCCCCGTCTTCGCCGAATGCGACTACGGCACGCTACAGCTCCTGCCGGAAGACGCGGCGGCGAGGATCACCCCGCGGACGAAGGCGGTGATCCCGGTGCACTTCGCCGGCGCCCCGGCGGACCTCGACCCGATCCGCGCGGCGGCCGACCGGGCGGGCGTTCCGGTCATCGAGGACGCGGCGCACGCGGTGGGAACCGTCTACAAGGGTGTCCCCGCCGGCGGCGCGCCGTCCGCGGGGAAACCGGGGAACATCGCGATCTTCTCCTTCCACCCGATCAAGAACGTCACGACGGGGGAGGGAGGGATGGTGACCTGCCACGACGCCGCGCTGGCGGCGCGCCTGCGGCTGCTGCGGTTCCACGGAATCGAGCGGGACGCGTGGAAGCGGTACGGCAAGGGCGGCACGCCCCACTACGACATCCGGGAGCCCGGGTACAAGTACAACCTGACCGACCTCCACGCCGCGCTCGGCGTCGTCCAGATGGGGAAGGTCGCCGCGCTCAACGCCCGACGGGCGGCGCTGGCCCGGCGGTATCTCGAGGGGCTCGCCGGCGTCCCGGGGATCGACCTTCCGGCGGAGGTCCCGTACCCCCACTCCCACTCGTGGCACCTGTTCATCGTGAAGGTCGCCGGGATGGACCGGGACGGTTTCATCGGGAGCCTCGCGGAGCGCAACGTCGGCGTCGGCCTCCACTTTCCGCCGTGCCATCTCCTTTCGTACGTGAAGGAGCGGTACGGCTCCGGGGAGGGCGATCTCCCGAACACCGAGCGGGCGGGGAGGCGGATCCTCTCCCTCCCGCTCTTCCCGGGGATGTCGGACGGCGACGTCAACTACGTCTGCGAGGCGGTGCGCGAGATCCTGTCCGGAGTCGCGCGATGA